The Bacillus sp. (in: firmicutes) DNA segment GGATGAAATATACACATTATGCCCCTAAAGCTCCATTACTTGTTGTTGAAGGCTCAAATACTTTTATTGAAACACTTATTAAGGAACAGCAGCAAAACGGCAAAAAAGTGGGTATGTTGACAACTGAAGAAAATAAACACGATTATAATGCAGATGTAATTGTTGCCTGTGGATATCGGGAGGATTTAAAAACAGTTGCCCAGCATTTATATGATAGCTTACGAGCTCTTGACGAAAAAAATATAGACATTATTTTTTCTGAAAGTTTTCCACAATCAGGTGTAGGTGTGGCGATTATGAACCGTCTTTTTAAAGCAGCTGGGGGACATGTAATAAAAGAATAAACCTTTTCAAGCCCCATTTGGCTTCATTCCTGCCCGCAAGCCAGCGGCTCAATTGGGCATAAATCCCTTTGGACGTGCATATGTTATACAAGCATGCCACGGGGGGAAAGACGATGGGGGTAACAGAGCTAATTGGAGAGATTATAACATTATCTATTATGGCTATTGCTCTAGGAATGGATGCTTTTTCACTAGGGTTAGGAATGGGTATGGTCCGCTTGCGCTTGAAGCAAGTTTTAAACATTGGAATAATCATTGGCATTTTTCATGTGATTATGCCGCTTTTAGGAATGGGCCTTGGCCGCGTAATTTCCTTTCATTTTAGTGGCATCGCAACTTACATAGGTGGAGCGCTTTTATTAATTTTAGGATTACAAATGGTCATTTCATCCTTTAAATCAGGTCAGGAAACCTTTGTGACGCCAATCGGTTTCGGATTAATTATTTTTGCATTAAGTGTCAGCTTGGATAGCTTTTCGGTTGGCTTAAGCCTCGGAATTTTTGGTGCACGGACAGCGGTGACAATTTTCCTTTTTGGTTTTTTTAGCATGATATTGACATGGGCTGGCTTGTTATTAGCTAGAAAGGTACAAGTATGGCTAGGATCATACGGAGAAGCGCTTGGTGGTGGTATTTTATTCGCTTTCGGCCTAAAGCTATTATTACCAATTTAAAAATCATTTGACAAACAGCTTACTAATCATCGTTGATTAAGTAGGCTTTTTTGTAAAACGGAAATAATGACGAAGTTTATTTGATTATTTTTAATAATTTATATTAGAAACAACCTAATTGTTTTATAATAGTATACAGAGTTGTGCCAATTTGTGAATGGAGGAGGGAGCCTTCATGCGTAAAATCCTATTCATTTGTACAGGAAATACATGTCGCAGTCCAATGGCAGAGGCTATTTTGAGGCATCGAACAAATAACCGCTACGAAGTTAAATCGGCTGGTATTTTTGCGCACGATGGTAGTACCGCGTCGCCTCATTCTATTGAAGTTTTAAAAAAACAATCGATTTCGATTGACCATAAATCGAAACAGCTTACAACCGAACTAGTAACATGGTCTGATTTAATTCTAACGATGGGAAAAAGCCATAAAGAAATGATTCTAGAGCGCTATCCGAAGGCTTTTGATAAGGTATTTAGCTTAAAAGAATTTGCCCAAAACAAGAAAGTGGATATTGCCGATCCGTATGGCGGAACACTTGATGACTATGAAAAAACTTTTCAAGAAATAGATGAAGCCATTGCGAAGCTTATTGAAAAATTGGGGAGTTAAAACACGGACATTATTGAAGTGTATTCAACTTAGCTTTAGATTGTTTCGGAAAAACAGTAATGTTATGAAACAGGAGGCAGCCTAATGAAAAGAAGATACAAGTTTAGCTTGCGTTTAAAAATGATAGTGTTTATCACAGTTGTTTCATTTATAACATATTCAACAAGTGCATTTTTCCTTTACTTTGTTTATGATTATGTAAATAATTATATTTTTTCAATGACTAAAGAGGTATTTACCATTATTACTTTGTTGTTGGGAATCATTTGGTCGGGGATTCTTACTGCTTTCGCCGCCGGTTTTATCATCAAACCATTGCAAACACTCGAAGAAGCCGCCCATAAGGCTGCAGAAGGCGATATCCGTGATGATGTGAAAATATCGCAATCTGATGATGAAATTCGTTCATTAGGACTAGCTTTTAATAACATGTTAAAATCTTTAAGAACAATGGTAGTTAAT contains these protein-coding regions:
- a CDS encoding low molecular weight protein arginine phosphatase, translated to MRKILFICTGNTCRSPMAEAILRHRTNNRYEVKSAGIFAHDGSTASPHSIEVLKKQSISIDHKSKQLTTELVTWSDLILTMGKSHKEMILERYPKAFDKVFSLKEFAQNKKVDIADPYGGTLDDYEKTFQEIDEAIAKLIEKLGS